A DNA window from Streptomyces parvus contains the following coding sequences:
- a CDS encoding AAA family ATPase, giving the protein MPANAFLPRSDPIVSGVGGGGLGCQIRVELSGASVEPADSDAAGAADARIFEERDRRMAARLAAGLSVIAESTNVTPQARERLIALARRFDVPVTALRFAPDVADLLRQYAERGRADLTEADVRAYADLMSRDAGVDRLRSEGAAAVHDVPGRRQSVAPGEAARFTFALCGPARR; this is encoded by the coding sequence ATGCCGGCGAATGCCTTCCTGCCACGGAGCGATCCGATCGTCTCCGGCGTCGGGGGCGGGGGCCTCGGCTGCCAGATCCGCGTGGAGCTGTCGGGCGCTTCGGTCGAGCCGGCGGACTCCGACGCGGCGGGCGCGGCCGACGCGCGGATCTTCGAGGAGCGCGACCGTCGGATGGCCGCCCGGCTCGCCGCCGGGCTCAGCGTGATCGCCGAGTCCACGAACGTCACGCCTCAGGCGCGGGAGCGGCTCATCGCCTTGGCCCGGCGCTTCGACGTCCCGGTGACCGCCTTGCGGTTCGCTCCGGACGTCGCCGACCTTCTCCGGCAGTACGCCGAGCGGGGCCGTGCGGACCTCACCGAGGCGGACGTCCGCGCCTACGCGGACCTGATGAGCCGGGACGCCGGTGTCGACCGGCTCCGGTCCGAGGGAGCGGCGGCCGTCCACGATGTGCCGGGACGCCGCCAGTCGGTCGCACCCGGCGAAGCCGCCCGTTTCACCTTCGCTCTGTGCGGTCCGGCCAGGCGGTGA
- a CDS encoding metal ABC transporter ATP-binding protein, translating into MPERESTPREAARRPAQEAVIALRGATATLGARPVLRGVDLTVHRGEVVALLGANGSGKSTAVRSVIGQVPLTGGSVELFGTELRRFRRWGRIGYVPQRTTAAGGVPATIREVVASGRLSRTGLRWPGKADRAAVDRAIELVGLADRAKDSVSALSGGQHQRVLIARALASEPELLIMDEPMAGVDLASQEILASTLREQVALGTSVLLVLHELGPLEPLIDRAVVLRDGCVTHDGPPPEALGQHALPGHDHVHPHTAAEPVRTGLLT; encoded by the coding sequence ATGCCGGAGCGTGAGAGCACCCCCCGCGAGGCTGCCCGTCGGCCCGCCCAGGAGGCCGTCATCGCCCTGCGCGGCGCCACGGCCACCCTCGGCGCGCGCCCCGTGCTGCGCGGCGTCGACCTGACCGTGCACCGCGGCGAGGTCGTCGCCCTGCTCGGCGCCAACGGTTCCGGCAAGTCCACCGCCGTACGGTCGGTCATCGGGCAGGTCCCGCTGACCGGCGGCAGCGTCGAGCTGTTCGGGACCGAGCTGCGCCGCTTCCGCCGCTGGGGCCGGATCGGCTACGTCCCGCAGCGCACCACGGCCGCGGGCGGCGTACCCGCCACGATCCGCGAGGTCGTCGCCTCCGGCCGGCTGTCCCGTACGGGGCTGCGGTGGCCCGGGAAGGCGGACCGGGCGGCCGTGGACCGTGCCATCGAGCTGGTGGGCCTGGCCGACCGCGCGAAGGACTCCGTGAGCGCGCTGTCGGGCGGCCAGCACCAGCGGGTGCTGATCGCCCGCGCCCTGGCCTCCGAACCGGAGCTGCTGATCATGGACGAGCCGATGGCGGGGGTGGACCTGGCCAGCCAGGAGATCCTGGCCTCGACCCTGCGCGAGCAGGTGGCGCTCGGCACCTCCGTGCTGCTGGTGCTGCACGAGCTGGGCCCGCTGGAGCCGCTGATCGACCGGGCCGTCGTCCTGCGCGACGGCTGCGTGACGCACGACGGGCCGCCGCCCGAGGCGCTCGGCCAGCACGCCCTGCCCGGCCACGACCACGTACACCCCCACACGGCCGCCGAGCCCGTCCGGACGGGACTGCTGACCTGA
- the rph gene encoding rifamycin-inactivating phosphotransferase, with the protein MRDKRFDGGSGVSGPYVLGLGEVDGDRAGLVGGKGAHLGALSRVDGVRVPDGFCVTTDAFRRVVARAPEVDALLDRLAGADPDDRQAVRTLSAEVRGAVEEAGIPGDLAAEITGAVARFGEGAAYAVRSSATAEDLPTASFAGQQDTYLNVVGPAAVLQHVSRCWASLFTERAVIYRRRNGIDDRTVRMAVVVQRMVLPDASGVLFTADPVTGHRRTATVDAGFGLGEALVSGLVNPDVFTVRDGKVVARTIAVKQRAVHALPGGGTREVAVAPQEQERPALTDAQAVELVRLGRRIEAHFGCPQDIEWCLTDDGFRIVQSRPITTLFPVPVPAPGPEAADGRPPSVYVSVGHQQMMTDAMKPLGWSMWQRTAMVPMHEAGGRLFVDVTPRLASPASRAALLDVMGKGDPLVRDALETVLERDEFDLPVPDAGPVGPPAGGAPGASVTQADPAVVAELVQRSETSLAALERDIRTQRGPELFDFLAEAFEEHKRVLSDPLSIRAIMAGMEATWWLNDRLGEWLGEKNAADALTLSAPGNITSEMGLDLLDVADAIRPHPEVVAFLNDVQDDDFLDELAKLPGGSAAREAIERYLGRYGMRCVGEIDITRPRWSERPATLVPLILDNVRNFGPGAAEHRFEQGRQRALRAEQDVLSRLRALPDGERKAEETKRMIDQVRAFAGYREYPKYGIVCRYFLYKQALLEEAGRLVRDGVVAEREDVFHLTFQELEDVVRSRRVDDRLIARRKEAFRSYGALTPPRVLTSDGEALTGAYRRNDMPAGALAGLAVSTGSVEGRARVILDLGEAELEEGDILVTRFTDPSWSPLFLGVAGLVTEVGGLMTHGAVIAREYGLPAVVGVDQATRLIRDGQRIRVHGTDGYVEILD; encoded by the coding sequence GTGCGCGACAAGAGGTTCGACGGAGGGAGCGGTGTGAGCGGGCCGTACGTGCTGGGCCTCGGCGAGGTCGACGGGGATCGGGCCGGCCTCGTCGGCGGGAAGGGGGCCCATCTCGGTGCGCTCTCCCGGGTCGACGGAGTCAGGGTGCCGGACGGCTTCTGCGTGACGACGGACGCCTTCCGGCGGGTCGTGGCGCGCGCTCCGGAGGTCGACGCGCTGCTCGACCGGCTGGCGGGCGCCGACCCGGACGACCGGCAGGCGGTCCGGACGCTCAGCGCGGAGGTCCGGGGGGCTGTCGAAGAGGCGGGGATCCCCGGTGATCTCGCGGCCGAGATCACCGGGGCGGTCGCCCGGTTCGGCGAGGGAGCCGCGTACGCCGTGCGGTCCAGCGCCACGGCGGAGGACCTGCCGACGGCCTCGTTCGCCGGGCAGCAGGACACGTACCTGAACGTCGTGGGGCCCGCGGCGGTCCTCCAGCACGTCAGCCGGTGCTGGGCGTCGCTGTTCACCGAGCGGGCGGTGATCTACCGGCGGCGCAACGGCATCGACGACCGTACGGTCCGGATGGCCGTGGTCGTCCAGCGCATGGTCCTTCCGGACGCGTCCGGGGTTCTGTTCACCGCCGACCCCGTCACGGGCCACCGGCGGACCGCCACCGTGGACGCCGGGTTCGGGCTCGGCGAGGCGCTGGTCTCCGGGCTGGTGAACCCCGACGTCTTCACCGTGCGGGACGGGAAGGTCGTCGCCAGGACGATCGCCGTCAAACAGCGCGCCGTGCACGCCCTGCCGGGTGGCGGTACGCGGGAGGTGGCGGTCGCACCGCAGGAGCAGGAGCGACCGGCGCTGACCGACGCGCAGGCCGTGGAGCTTGTACGGCTCGGGCGGCGGATCGAGGCCCACTTCGGGTGTCCGCAGGACATCGAGTGGTGCCTGACCGACGACGGTTTCCGGATCGTGCAGAGCCGGCCGATCACGACGCTGTTCCCCGTCCCCGTCCCCGCCCCCGGCCCGGAGGCCGCAGACGGCCGGCCCCCGAGCGTCTACGTCTCCGTCGGCCATCAGCAGATGATGACCGACGCCATGAAACCGCTGGGCTGGTCCATGTGGCAGCGCACCGCCATGGTGCCGATGCACGAGGCCGGCGGGCGGCTGTTCGTCGACGTCACCCCGCGGCTCGCCTCGCCCGCGTCCCGCGCCGCCCTCCTGGACGTCATGGGGAAGGGCGACCCGCTGGTCCGGGACGCTCTGGAAACGGTCCTGGAGCGGGACGAGTTCGATCTGCCGGTTCCGGACGCGGGCCCCGTCGGCCCTCCGGCGGGCGGCGCCCCCGGAGCGTCGGTGACCCAGGCCGATCCCGCCGTCGTCGCGGAGCTGGTCCAACGCAGTGAAACGTCCCTCGCCGCCCTGGAACGCGACATCCGGACGCAGCGCGGTCCGGAGCTGTTCGACTTCCTGGCAGAGGCCTTCGAGGAGCACAAGCGCGTGCTCAGCGACCCGCTGAGCATCCGGGCGATCATGGCGGGGATGGAGGCCACGTGGTGGCTCAACGACAGGCTGGGGGAGTGGCTGGGCGAGAAGAACGCGGCTGACGCGCTCACGCTCTCCGCCCCCGGCAACATCACCTCCGAGATGGGTCTCGACCTGCTCGACGTGGCCGACGCGATCCGCCCGCACCCTGAGGTGGTGGCGTTCCTGAACGACGTCCAGGACGACGACTTCCTGGACGAGCTCGCGAAACTGCCCGGCGGCAGCGCGGCGCGCGAAGCGATCGAGAGGTACCTCGGCCGCTACGGCATGCGCTGCGTCGGCGAGATCGACATCACCCGGCCCCGGTGGAGCGAGCGCCCCGCCACGCTGGTCCCGCTGATCCTCGACAACGTCCGGAACTTCGGGCCCGGCGCCGCCGAACACCGCTTCGAGCAGGGCCGGCAGCGGGCGCTGAGGGCCGAGCAGGACGTGCTGTCCCGGCTGCGGGCCCTGCCGGACGGGGAGCGGAAGGCCGAAGAGACCAAGCGGATGATCGACCAGGTACGGGCCTTCGCCGGATACCGGGAGTACCCGAAGTACGGCATCGTCTGCCGATATTTCCTCTACAAGCAGGCGCTGTTGGAGGAGGCCGGGCGGCTCGTCCGGGACGGTGTGGTCGCCGAGCGGGAGGACGTCTTCCACCTCACCTTCCAGGAGCTGGAGGACGTCGTCCGTTCGCGCCGGGTCGACGACCGGCTCATCGCGCGGCGCAAGGAAGCGTTCCGGTCGTACGGGGCGCTCACCCCGCCCCGGGTGCTGACCTCTGACGGCGAGGCCCTCACCGGCGCGTACCGGCGCAACGACATGCCGGCGGGGGCCCTGGCCGGTCTCGCGGTCTCCACCGGGAGCGTCGAGGGGCGGGCGCGCGTCATTCTCGACCTGGGCGAGGCCGAGCTGGAAGAGGGCGACATCCTGGTCACGCGGTTCACCGACCCCAGCTGGTCCCCGCTGTTCCTCGGCGTCGCGGGGCTGGTGACGGAGGTGGGCGGCCTGATGACCCATGGCGCGGTGATCGCCCGCGAGTACGGACTGCCCGCCGTCGTCGGCGTGGACCAGGCCACCCGGCTGATCCGGGACGGACAGCGCATCCGCGTGCACGGAACGGACGGGTACGTCGAGATCCTGGACTGA
- a CDS encoding glutaminase translates to MSHPSAAVPASSAAAPRTDAHRFSAVISRIAEEMAARDDHGTPADYIPMLAGVDPRRFGMAVAEPDGTVYGVGDWQQPFSTQSISKVFALALALSLDGERIWRGVGREPSGNPFNSLVQLEYENGIPRNPFINAGALVVTDRLQALTGDAAGQVRELLRTESGNPAIDFVPDVAASEAAHGDRNAALAHFMASYGNVTLPVPELLAAYFRQCSIEASCADLALSAGFLARHGVRADGSALLTRSQAKQVNAVMLTCGTYDAAGEFAYRVGLPGKSGVGGGIIAIVPGECTLCVWSPGLDRRGNSVAGVAALDRFTTLTGLSVF, encoded by the coding sequence GTGTCCCACCCCTCCGCCGCCGTCCCGGCGAGCAGTGCTGCCGCCCCGCGCACCGACGCGCACCGCTTCAGCGCCGTCATCAGCCGCATAGCCGAGGAGATGGCCGCCCGCGACGACCACGGCACCCCCGCCGACTACATACCGATGCTCGCGGGCGTCGACCCCCGGCGCTTCGGTATGGCCGTCGCCGAGCCGGACGGGACCGTCTACGGGGTCGGGGACTGGCAGCAGCCCTTCTCGACCCAGTCCATCTCCAAGGTCTTCGCACTCGCCCTGGCGCTCTCCCTGGACGGCGAGCGGATATGGCGGGGCGTGGGCCGCGAGCCCTCCGGCAACCCCTTCAACTCCCTGGTGCAGCTGGAGTACGAGAACGGCATCCCCCGCAACCCGTTCATCAACGCGGGCGCCCTGGTGGTGACCGACCGGTTGCAGGCGCTGACCGGGGACGCCGCGGGGCAGGTGCGCGAGCTGCTCCGTACGGAGAGCGGCAACCCCGCCATCGACTTCGTCCCGGACGTCGCCGCCTCCGAGGCGGCCCACGGCGACCGCAACGCCGCGCTGGCCCACTTCATGGCCTCCTACGGCAACGTCACGCTCCCGGTGCCCGAACTGCTCGCCGCCTACTTCCGCCAGTGCTCGATCGAGGCGTCCTGCGCGGACCTGGCCCTCTCCGCGGGGTTCCTCGCCCGGCACGGGGTCCGGGCCGACGGGTCCGCGCTGCTGACCCGCAGCCAGGCGAAGCAGGTCAACGCGGTCATGCTCACCTGCGGGACGTACGACGCGGCCGGGGAGTTCGCCTACCGGGTGGGGCTGCCGGGCAAGAGCGGCGTCGGCGGCGGGATCATCGCCATCGTGCCCGGGGAGTGCACCCTGTGCGTGTGGAGCCCGGGGCTCGACCGGCGCGGCAACTCGGTGGCCGGCGTGGCGGCGCTCGACCGGTTCACCACGCTCACCGGTCTGTCCGTCTTCTGA
- a CDS encoding metal ABC transporter substrate-binding protein encodes MNVRRLIPTTAVAGAVVLGLTALSACSTSDAADGGGGGDKLKVTASFYPMQFLAEKIGGEHVAVTSLTKPGVEPHDLELTPRQIGSISESDYVLYLKGIQPAVDDAIKQSGVKNTVDAATLTTLENHGSEVSGHDHGHEGEEEHADEHGHEGEEAHEEHSEGDGHNHGEEGGADPHIWLDPVKYAEVAKGVGKSLEKADPDHAADYQKNTDALVAELGELNTAYETGLKNPATKTFITTHSAFGYLAERYGLTQQGIAGIDPEAEPSPARIQEIHTIAEKEKATTVFFETLASDRTAKTLAKDTGLRTGVLDPLEGITDRSQGADYIEVMESNLAALKKALGAK; translated from the coding sequence ATGAACGTACGTCGCCTCATACCCACCACCGCCGTCGCCGGAGCAGTCGTCCTCGGTCTGACCGCTCTCTCGGCCTGCTCCACCTCCGACGCGGCGGACGGAGGCGGCGGCGGCGACAAGCTGAAGGTGACCGCGTCGTTCTACCCGATGCAGTTCCTGGCCGAGAAGATCGGCGGTGAGCACGTCGCCGTCACCAGCCTCACCAAGCCGGGTGTCGAGCCGCACGACCTGGAGCTCACCCCGCGCCAGATCGGCTCCATCAGCGAGTCCGACTACGTGCTGTACCTCAAGGGCATCCAGCCCGCCGTGGACGACGCCATCAAGCAGTCCGGTGTGAAGAACACCGTCGACGCCGCGACCCTCACCACGCTGGAGAACCACGGTTCCGAGGTCAGCGGCCACGACCACGGCCACGAGGGCGAGGAAGAGCACGCGGACGAGCACGGCCACGAGGGCGAGGAAGCCCACGAGGAGCACTCCGAGGGCGACGGCCACAACCACGGCGAGGAGGGCGGCGCCGACCCGCACATCTGGCTGGATCCGGTGAAGTACGCCGAGGTCGCCAAGGGTGTCGGAAAGTCGCTGGAGAAGGCCGACCCCGACCACGCCGCCGACTACCAGAAGAACACCGACGCCCTCGTCGCCGAGCTGGGCGAGCTGAACACCGCGTACGAGACCGGGCTGAAGAACCCCGCCACCAAGACCTTCATCACCACCCACTCCGCCTTCGGCTACCTCGCCGAGCGCTACGGGCTCACCCAGCAGGGCATCGCGGGCATCGACCCCGAGGCCGAGCCGAGCCCCGCCCGCATCCAGGAGATCCACACCATCGCGGAGAAGGAGAAGGCCACCACGGTGTTCTTCGAAACGCTCGCCAGCGACAGGACGGCGAAGACCCTCGCGAAGGACACCGGCCTCAGGACCGGAGTCCTGGACCCGCTGGAGGGAATCACGGACAGGTCCCAGGGCGCTGACTACATCGAGGTCATGGAGTCCAACCTCGCCGCGCTGAAGAAGGCCCTCGGCGCGAAGTGA
- a CDS encoding helix-turn-helix transcriptional regulator has product MVNRKQLDPEDPDDSFGLQLRQARDARGWTQDELAGRMGCSGTHISAVETGRRSPTPRFARSVDRALGTGEKFSRMVQAMKDLTLLECFPEYARYEGRAVEIRLYQVGIVPGLLQTPEYARVLADSAVRRGAITQEQADERVSFLEERQAALVRPNPPMLFVTMDESCIRRPVGGSAVMNAQLDRLTEFAELPNTLLQVAPYEIGEQRTFDLPVNILTLPDRSVICYAESQTLGHLDRESSFVLPMLTAYHQLQGASLSQTASVAKISQLRKGTL; this is encoded by the coding sequence ATGGTGAATCGCAAGCAGCTCGACCCCGAAGATCCGGATGATTCCTTCGGATTGCAGTTGAGGCAGGCCAGAGACGCGCGCGGCTGGACGCAGGACGAGTTGGCCGGCCGCATGGGGTGCTCGGGGACACATATCTCGGCCGTGGAAACTGGTCGCCGCTCTCCGACTCCACGCTTCGCGAGAAGTGTTGACAGGGCGCTGGGGACCGGTGAGAAGTTCAGCCGCATGGTCCAGGCGATGAAGGACCTGACTCTGCTGGAGTGCTTCCCGGAGTACGCGCGCTACGAGGGCCGGGCCGTGGAGATCAGGTTGTACCAAGTCGGCATCGTCCCTGGGCTGTTGCAAACGCCGGAGTATGCACGAGTTCTGGCCGACAGTGCCGTACGGCGCGGGGCGATCACACAGGAGCAGGCCGACGAACGCGTGTCCTTCCTGGAGGAGCGCCAAGCGGCTCTGGTGCGGCCGAATCCGCCCATGCTCTTCGTCACCATGGACGAAAGCTGCATCCGTCGTCCGGTCGGAGGCTCCGCCGTCATGAACGCCCAGCTGGACCGGTTGACGGAATTCGCCGAACTGCCCAACACCCTGCTCCAAGTGGCTCCGTACGAGATCGGTGAACAGCGGACGTTCGACCTGCCGGTCAACATTCTGACGCTGCCGGACCGGTCGGTGATCTGCTACGCGGAATCGCAGACTCTGGGACATCTGGATCGGGAAAGCTCGTTCGTCCTGCCCATGTTGACGGCCTACCATCAACTTCAGGGCGCGTCGCTGTCGCAGACGGCGTCGGTGGCCAAGATCAGCCAGTTGCGAAAGGGCACCCTGTGA
- a CDS encoding DUF6243 family protein has translation MAKSRNNLLGVGGQRKKLSRADQQGAGSARDADRKVAEDKKQELVRKMRERAEAQSPATGDAQGASPSPAQS, from the coding sequence ATGGCCAAGAGCCGCAACAACCTCCTCGGCGTCGGCGGACAGCGCAAGAAGCTGTCCCGCGCCGATCAGCAGGGCGCGGGCTCGGCGCGCGACGCCGACCGCAAGGTCGCCGAGGACAAGAAGCAGGAGCTGGTCCGCAAGATGCGCGAGCGTGCCGAGGCCCAGTCGCCCGCGACCGGCGACGCGCAGGGCGCGTCGCCGTCGCCCGCGCAGAGCTGA
- a CDS encoding alpha/beta fold hydrolase encodes MRATTVTAGGDRIRWVELPGEEPARVYVHGLGATSPAYFTEVAVHPLLAGRRSLLIDLLGHGLSDRPTDFDYTLESHADALARALESADVTGAEVIAHSMGGSVAVVLAARHPHLVSRLVLVDANLDPITPTPGAGGSSGIAAYGEEEFLAGGWEEVRDRVGPDWWSTMRLTGREALHRSATHLVRGTVPTLRELLVELKIPRTYLLPEADGPLPGADALTRAGVSVVPLPDCGHNIMLDNPQDFVRVTAAALRHPRGRTA; translated from the coding sequence GTGCGGGCGACCACGGTGACGGCGGGCGGTGACCGGATCCGCTGGGTGGAGCTGCCGGGTGAGGAGCCCGCCCGTGTCTACGTACACGGTCTGGGGGCCACGTCGCCCGCCTACTTCACCGAGGTCGCGGTCCATCCGCTGCTGGCCGGGCGCCGTTCGCTGCTCATCGATCTGCTGGGACACGGTCTGAGCGACCGGCCGACGGACTTCGACTACACCCTGGAATCGCACGCCGACGCCCTCGCCAGGGCCCTGGAGTCGGCGGACGTCACCGGCGCCGAGGTGATCGCGCACAGCATGGGTGGTTCGGTGGCCGTCGTTCTCGCCGCCCGCCACCCCCACCTGGTCTCCCGGCTCGTCCTGGTCGACGCCAACCTCGATCCGATCACGCCCACGCCCGGGGCGGGCGGCAGCAGCGGTATCGCCGCGTACGGGGAGGAGGAGTTCCTGGCCGGTGGCTGGGAAGAGGTCCGGGACCGGGTGGGGCCCGACTGGTGGTCCACCATGCGCCTCACCGGCCGCGAAGCCCTGCACCGCAGCGCCACCCATCTCGTCCGGGGGACCGTCCCCACCCTGCGCGAACTGCTGGTGGAGCTGAAGATTCCCCGTACCTATCTGCTGCCCGAGGCCGACGGCCCCCTCCCGGGCGCCGACGCCCTGACCCGGGCCGGGGTGTCCGTCGTCCCCCTCCCGGACTGCGGTCACAACATCATGCTGGACAACCCGCAGGACTTCGTACGCGTCACGGCGGCGGCGCTCAGGCACCCTCGGGGGCGGACGGCGTGA
- a CDS encoding glycine--tRNA ligase produces the protein MAADKIDTIVSLSKRRGFVYPCSEIYGGQKAAWDYGPLGVEMKENLKRQWWRYMVTAREDVVGIDSSVILAPEVWVASGHVATFSDPLTECTSCHKRYRADHLEEAYEEKHGKPPVNGLADLNCPNCGNKGTFTEPKQFSGLLSTHLGPTQDSGSVAYLRPETAQGIFTNFGQVLQTSRKKPPFGIAQMGKSFRNEITPGNFIFRTREFEQMEMEFFVKPGEDEEWQQYWMDQRWNWYTDLGMREENMRWFEHPKEKLSHYSKRTADIEYRFRFGGSEWGELEGVANRTDYDLKAHSEASGTDLRYHDQEAQERWTPYVIEPAAGVGRAMLAFLLDAYVEDEAPNAKGVMEKRTVMRLDPRLAPVKVAVLPLSRNAQLSPKAKGLAADLRKNWNIEFDDAGAIGRRYRRQDEIGTPFCVTVDFDTLDDNAVTVRERDTMKQERVSLDQIQAYLGARLLGC, from the coding sequence GTGGCCGCCGACAAGATCGACACCATCGTCAGCCTGAGCAAGCGCCGTGGCTTCGTCTACCCCTGCAGCGAGATCTACGGCGGCCAGAAGGCCGCCTGGGACTACGGGCCGCTGGGCGTCGAGATGAAGGAGAACCTGAAGCGGCAGTGGTGGCGCTACATGGTCACCGCGCGCGAGGACGTGGTCGGTATCGACTCGTCGGTCATCCTCGCCCCCGAGGTCTGGGTCGCCTCCGGTCACGTCGCCACCTTCTCGGACCCGCTGACCGAGTGCACCTCCTGTCACAAGCGCTACCGCGCCGACCACCTGGAGGAGGCGTACGAGGAGAAGCACGGCAAGCCGCCGGTCAACGGCCTCGCCGACCTCAACTGCCCCAACTGCGGCAACAAGGGCACCTTCACCGAGCCCAAGCAGTTCTCGGGTCTGCTCTCCACCCACCTCGGCCCCACCCAGGACTCCGGCTCGGTCGCCTACCTGCGCCCCGAGACCGCCCAGGGCATCTTCACCAACTTCGGCCAGGTGCTGCAGACCTCGCGCAAGAAGCCGCCGTTCGGCATCGCGCAGATGGGCAAGTCCTTCCGGAACGAGATCACTCCGGGCAACTTCATCTTCCGGACCCGTGAGTTCGAGCAGATGGAGATGGAGTTCTTCGTCAAGCCGGGCGAGGACGAGGAGTGGCAGCAGTACTGGATGGACCAGCGCTGGAACTGGTACACGGACCTCGGCATGCGCGAGGAGAACATGCGCTGGTTCGAGCACCCGAAGGAGAAGCTCTCCCACTACTCCAAGCGCACCGCCGACATCGAGTACCGCTTCCGCTTCGGCGGCAGCGAGTGGGGCGAGCTGGAGGGCGTGGCCAACCGCACCGACTACGACCTCAAGGCGCACTCCGAGGCCTCCGGCACCGACCTGCGCTACCACGACCAGGAGGCCCAGGAGCGCTGGACGCCGTACGTCATCGAGCCCGCGGCCGGTGTCGGCCGCGCGATGCTGGCGTTCCTCCTCGACGCCTACGTCGAGGACGAGGCCCCCAACGCCAAGGGCGTCATGGAGAAGCGCACCGTCATGCGTCTCGACCCCCGCCTGGCCCCGGTCAAGGTCGCGGTCCTGCCGCTGTCCCGCAACGCGCAGCTCTCGCCGAAGGCCAAGGGCCTGGCGGCCGACCTGCGCAAGAACTGGAACATCGAGTTCGACGACGCCGGCGCCATCGGCCGCCGCTACCGCCGTCAGGACGAGATCGGCACGCCGTTCTGCGTCACCGTCGACTTCGACACCCTCGACGACAACGCGGTGACCGTGCGCGAGCGCGACACCATGAAGCAGGAGCGCGTCTCGCTGGACCAGATCCAGGCGTACCTGGGCGCGCGTCTGCTCGGCTGCTGA
- a CDS encoding DUF397 domain-containing protein, which produces MTTESPRWFTSSYSNNGGDCIEVAGNLAATRGIVPVRDSKVGDGPVVEVPVPAFAAFVAGVRGGTFDTV; this is translated from the coding sequence GTGACGACCGAATCCCCCCGATGGTTCACGTCTTCGTACAGCAACAACGGCGGTGACTGCATCGAGGTCGCCGGGAATCTCGCCGCCACGCGCGGCATCGTCCCGGTCCGCGACTCCAAGGTCGGGGACGGCCCCGTGGTAGAGGTCCCCGTCCCCGCGTTCGCGGCGTTCGTCGCGGGCGTCCGGGGCGGGACGTTCGACACCGTCTGA